TTCTGGGTGCCAGGGACACAGTAGGGCCTAGTGCGACACTTTTATAACTCCTTAATTGTCTGCTGCTGTCATAGACCACAAACTTTATGAGAAAGGGATCAGGTGTGGCTTTTCTATTTCAAGCACTTACcatagtgcctggcacgtagtaggtgGTCAAAAAAGATTTGCTACATGACTGGAGACACGGGGGATGCAGACATGTAGCCAAATTATTGCAGCATGGTAAATGTCACCTGTAAAGGGGGTCTCTAGAAAAGGCTTCTAGAGTACAGTCTGAAGGGAGGTCACTCTGATGAAATCACTGAAACTTCTCTGGAGGAGATGATGTTTGAATGAAGAGGAGGAGTTCACCAGGTGAGGGGGTGTGGAGTAAACGACACAGGACATGGAAGAGCCTGGCATGTTTTGGGGGAGCTGTGAGTCATTCCTTGTGACTGGAGAGGCTGGAGACAAGGCTGCAAGGTAGAGTCCAAAACCTTTGGTGCCTACCAAGGAGTGTGGGTTTTGTCCTAGTAATGAtagggagccactgaaggttttTAAGTAGGGAGAAACCTAGTCCTCTCAGGTTGACCTCTGATATTTCCGTAGGACTTCCGGGTTGTGGGCTTTGTTCTGATGGAATATGCTGACAGAAACACATCACTTCTAAGATATTCTTACCCCAAAGTGCATATCTTCAATCTGATTGTCAGGAAACCCTGAATTAAGAGACTTTTACAAaattattgtggtaagaacagaCGGCacgagatctaccctcttaacaggTTTTTAAGTGTACAGCACTGTTAACTATAAGCACAGTGTTATACAACCAATCTctagaaattattcattttaaataattcatttaaataattataattcataaataatcataatttatttaaattcattaaattcTTCATGTTAAACAACTGGCCTGTATTCTTCAAAAATGCCAGTGTCAtgagagacaaagaaaggctgAGAATCTAAAGGAGACAAGAGACAGCTGAATACAATGTGTGGCCCCTGActggggaagaaggaggaaatTACTACAGTAGATGTTATTGGGACCATTAGCCAAATTTGAATATGACAATGTATTATGTAATGGTGTTTTGTCAGTGTTGCATTTCCTGAACTCTGTAATTGGATTGCagttatgtaagagaatgtccttgttctttAGGAAATACACACCTAAGTATTTAGAGGTTAGGGAGTATAATATCTATAACTGCCATTCAATATAGTGGCCACTAGCCACAGACTagtgagcatttgaaatgtggtaaGTTAAGTTTAATTcacttaaatttaaataaccacatgtggctactacCTATCATATTGGACAGTACAGATATGAACATTTCCaccattgcagaaagttcttttGGACAGTGCTGGTTTATAATTTACTGTTAAATGATTCAGCATAATAACAGGTATGTATGTTTAAAGAGAAACAAGTATGGACAAATGGTGAATCTagatgaagggtttttttgtgattttctttcaacttttctataggttagaattatttaaaattgaaaagtaaAGTAAATAAAGACTGTtgattttggagtcagacagtCCTAAATTCCAGGTCGAACTTTGCAActgcatggccttgggcaagttgcttaacacctctgaacctcagttttctcatcggTAAAATAGAACTAATATTGGAGGGTTACAAAGATTAAATTAGACGCCACATAAAAGAGCTTGGCACATAGCGACCCTTCTGTGAACGGCAGCTGTTGGTGCCAGCTTGACCTTCCCCCTCCTGCCTTCCAGCTGCCTGCCACATGCTGCGTTCTCCCTGTATCTGTGTCTACAATGGGGTGAGCGTTCTTGTCTCTCTCTGAGCTGCTGGTATGCTTACACCCACCCTCTTTTCCCAGTCCCTAGATGACACTGAGCTCCGGCTGTTGGGACGGACGCACTCGGCCTGCGATGCTCTGCGGACGCTGGCAGAGGCCCGGCGCCTCTTTCCCGGGCACGTGTCTGTGGACTTGATGCTGGGGCTGCCGGCACAGCAGGTGGGGCCGTGGCTTGGGCAGCTGCTGGAACTGCTGCACCACTGTGATGACCACCTCTCCCTCTACCAGCTGCCCCTGGAGCGGGGTACCGCACTCTTCGCCCAGGTGCAGCGGGGTGCCCTTCCAGCCCCTGACCCGGAGCTCGCAGCTGTGATGTACCAGAGGGGCCGGGCCGTTCTTCGGGAGGCTGGCTTCCACCAGTATGAGGTCTCCAACTTTGCCTGGAATGTAAGTTCTGGGGCTGATGGCTGGAGGTGGAGGATGGGCAGACTGCAGTGTGACCGGGGCATTGTGACCTTCTGAGGAGAAGGATCCTGGCTGAGATGGTGGGACATTCTAACCTGGGGCCCCTTACCTGAGTCAAAAATGAGGCCCGCCCTCTTCACTCTGCACTATTTCCTCCCTCCCCGCAGGGAGCGCTCAGTACCCACAATTGGACTTACTGGCAGTGTGGTCAGTACCTTGGCATTGGGCCTGGTGAGTCCCGTGAACTACAGAAAAGATGACTCAGGAGAGGAGTGTCatggctgtgtgaacttgggccacattaacctctccaagcctctattttctcatatgtaaaatgtggCAAAAAATAATACCTCCCTATAGAACCGTTGAGCATGAATTGTAAGGGGCTTAATGTCACACCTTGCACTGCGGTTCTCAGCCTTTAGTGTGTATGATAAtctcctggagggcttgttaaaagcCAGTCTGCTGGGCCCCACCCTCAGAATTCCCAATTGGACAGGGCTAGAGGAGAGCCCAAGAATTTATATGTCTTGGCATTTTGGGatagatgatttaaaaaaaaaaaaaagaaaaaacaaaaaagggcctGGTGTCACGTGCCTctaatctgagctacttgggaagctgaggtgggaagatcgtttgACCCCAGgcatccaagaccagcctgggcagcatagtgagacaccacctcaaaaaaaaaaaaaaagaaaagaaaaagaatttacattTCCAGTGTGTTAGAGGCAGTTGCTCCAGGAGCCACATGATTTAAATCTGGTAAGCACATAGTATTAACACCCATTAATGTGGGGATGGTTGTTGATGTTGTCAGGGGCCCATGGGCGATTTATGCCCCAGGGGGCTGGAGGCCACACCCGGGAGGCTCGGATCCAAACACTGGAGCCTGACAACTGGATGAAGGAGGTGATGCTGTTTGGCCATGGCACCCGGAAGCGTGTCCCCCTGGGCAGGCTGGAGCTGTGAGCATCCAAGGGCACAGGGCTCTCCCCCAGGGTCCCCATACCCCAAGACCACCTCTATTTGTACATCTTTTATATCCTGTCTTGCCCTGGCCCCTGCCTTGCCACATACTGTATGGTCCCTGTTAGCCTCTTCTAAATGCATCCCAGTGTAGAATTTGGAGAATGGGAGGAACACAGGCCTCCTGTCTAAGACTCCTTGATGATTTTTCTTTGAGGCTGGAGGAAGTTTTGGCCCTGGGGCTACGCACCGATGTGGGGATCACTCACCAGGTAAGGACTTGGGATTCTTGCACACCACTCCCTCCTAAGTCTTGCAGAATCAATGccccctccctgccaccccccccacacacacatacacacatatacttccAATTTCTGTGAGATTAGCAGCTAGAAGTGGGGCCCGGGTCCAGCTGAGGCCTGATGGGCAGAAGCAGTGAGCAGTGGTGCATAGCTAAGAACCCTAGACCAGGGCTGCGGAGACCCAAGTTCCAGCCCTTGTTTTACTGCAACCTTGGACACAAATCCTTTCACCTCTCTCAACCTCAATTTTCTGAGCTCTGTGAAGCAATAGATAGATAAAGGGTTTCCACTTGTTTTTAGGGAGCACCGAAACCTCTCATAGGAAGCACAGTAGATAACGATCAAGCAAACCCAGAGCTGCTCTGGATAAAGCAGAGCCATAAAGCCCTGGCTAGAGCTggctgagaggggagggaagagaggaggcaTAGAGGAAGGCCTGGCTTGGCTGGAAGCTGGGTTCCAGCCTCAGTGGAACAGGAGTGAAGGTGCCCTCCTCCCTGCTGGCCCATTGGCCTGGTTCTGGTTTCACGCATGTCAGCTGCTGAGATCTCCATGCTGGACTGGACCCTCCCCCACCTCTCACCACACCCCAACTTCATGGCCCAGAGTAGCCAGGCCAGCTCCCCACCTCTGACCCTCTGGCTTCGCCAGCACTGGCAGCAGTTTGAGCCCCAGCTGACCTTGTGGGACATGTTTGGAGCGAACAAGGAGGTGCAGGAGCTGCTGGAGCGGGGCCTACTGCAGCTGGATCACAGGTGTGTTGGGGGGTGCTGGGCAGAGGGGGCTGAGGCATCCCAAGGAGCCCTGACTACAGCTCTCCACAGACCCAGGAGAAGTGAGAAAGACTGACTGGTAAGGAGGGGCCTGCAGGTGCTGGGGGCTTGGCCCTGCTGGGGGGATGGGCTTGAAATTGGTAAGATGAAGTAGTCACCTTCAGGCCTCTTGGTTTTCCAGGGGCCTTCGGTGTTCCTGGGAGGGTCTGGCTGTGCTGGACTCTCTCTtgctgaccctcctgcctcagctccaagAGGCCTGGCAGCAGAGAACCCCCTCCCCTGTGCCAGGAGGATGACAAAATGTTCCTGTGTTCCAGGGTAATGCCAGGTGGGTTTTGAGAGCTGGGTCGGTACTGCAGACATCTCTTCTGCATTGTCGGGTGCCGTCTCTGCTGCATGTGGTCATTGGCCAGCCCTGGCATCCCCAGGGGAATGGCAGCAGTGAGGTAGATGGGAGGACATTTCTGGTCGGGGAACCGGCATCCCATTCAGCTTCTCGGGACTCACAGGCCAGCATGTGTTCCATGGCTGGGAATTGCCTACCACCCACATCAGCTTCTGTTTACCTTTTTGGCATCAAATAATGGACAGTGTTTGGAAATCTTTCTACAGGCAATTACCTCCCCAAGAGAAGCCTTCCTTACTTTGGAGTAAGGTCCTAAGACAGCTGGATGAGTCAGGAAAACCATGTCCCCTCTAGGTATTATTAATATAAGCAGGAAGGGATCTACTATAGGAATGAAGTATTTATAAAACCACTGAAGGACAGAGAAGTGAAAATTGGAGAAAGCCAGTAGCAACTGTCAGAAATCAGCAACGTGCAGGAGGCACAGAAAACTCCTGCTGTTGGTCTCAGCTTCCAGCAGCACAAAAGCAGATGATGTACTGGAAAGTGCTCAGAAGATGCTACAAAACCTCATGCCTACTGTCTGCCACTGCTGGAAAAGGAATCATGGTTTCTAGATGTGCCTCTCATTAGTGGACTTTAAAGCAAATCCTGGCTGGCAGGAAATTCTGAGGAATATAGTTCTTAGGCTTCCAGCCTCTACCATGCAGGAGAGAACACAGAAGGACTGATACATGTTGGTGGATCCATGTATGTGTACAGCACAGCGGCCTGCTGGACTCTGAGAACTGGGAAAGATCAGAGCAAGCCTTGCCTCTTATCTTCGGGAAACCAGAATATGTTTGGGGTGGTAGGAGCCACGCAGACTCTCCTGAGTCCCCTCACGGACTTCCTTCCCCCTGTGCCTTTCCTTTGAGAGTGAAGATGGGTGGAGTTGACCAGGGAAAGCGGAGAGAATTCAGGAAAGACCCAAAGTGTTTGTAattcttctttgtccttttacCTACAGAAATGGTCACAAGGTTCTATTTAAATAGCCTAATAAACACATCTGGAGCCTGTCTTGACTGTGGTCCTCTCCTTTGAGCTCCTTCCTAGAGCATGGAATCCTGATTTCAGGACTAGAAGCTTAGCCTAGGGCTGAAATTCCTTCCCCAACTccctacattttattttgaaggatTTCAGACCtacagaaaagatgaaagaataGTTCATTGGAGGCCCTATAACCTTTGTCTACTATGTAGCTGTAAAGTCTGGAAATAGGCAAATATTCATAATGCCATCAAGAACATCTTCAATCATAGAAAAATATGATAGGCCAGacggggtggctcatgccagcactaggggaggccaagacgggagaatcacttgagcccaagagtttgagaccagcctgggcaacacagcaagactctgcttccaaaaaattataaaaaaaaaagtttccatacTTTGTGGTTACCCTATAGATTCATCAATTGTTAATTTTTGGCCACATTTACCTCATCTTTAGATggctgtataattttttttctgaataatttaaaagttatagacatcaggccaggcgcagtgactcacacctgtaatcccagcactttgggaggctgaggcaggtggatcacttgaggtcaagagttcaagacctgcctggtcaacatggcaacacaccttctctaccaaaaaaaaaaaaaaaaaaacaaaaattagctgggcatggtggcatgcgcctatagtccagctactcgagaggctgaggcaggagaatcgcttgaacccgggaggcgaaggttgcagtgagccgagattgtgtcactgcactccagcctgtgacagcgagacgccatctcaaaataaataaattcattaacTACATATCATCATTATAGATAATTTTAGCCTTTCTCCATTAAAAAAgagctttccattttttaaagggatgatacttttttttctttttttgagacggcttCACTGTGTCGCCAAAGTTGGAATGCcatggcatgaccacagctcactgtagttgtgacctttcaggttcaagcgatcctcccacctcagcctcccaagtagctgagactacaggtgtgcaccaccatgcctggctaattgttaaaGTTTTTGTGGAGATACGGTCtccctatatttcccaggctggtctcaaactcctgggctcaagtgatcctcccacctcagcctcccaaagtgctgggatacagatgtgagccattgtgcctggtgaAGGGGTGATACTCTTAACCTGGAAGTTGTATGTTATATGTGTGAGacagagggagtggggaggggcatTTTCCTGGGAAGAGGCTCCATAAGTTTCATACCTTATGTCATAGGGTACCATGATGCCAGAAGTAATCTAGTATCACTGCCAAATGAGGCATGCTAAGCTCAGCCTCTAGCTCAGTGACTAAGAATGGGGCCTCCCCACCTCTCAGGTAAGCACGTGCGTTTCCCTGTGCCCAGTAGGTGTGAATATCAGTCCTTCCTTGATCCTGTGGTAACATGGTAAGTGTTACTACCTCTCCTTTATTCATGAAATATTAAGCAAGCACAAATGGTGTGCCAGGGACTGCACTGGGCGGCAGGGAGGAACAAGACCTGTCCTGGCCCTCAAGGCACTCACTGCCATGTTGACAGATGTGTAAAGAGATTAATTCCAGGCTTCTCAGTCAAGGTGTGCAGGCAGGTCATGGGAGCCAGGGGCATGTTTGGTTCGGAGGGACTAGGAGCAGGACAGGAGATACCCTTTTCTTACCACCTCCATTGCCCCTGCTGCACTGGAAAGCCTGGCCTTGGGGCAGCCTGTGGGGTGACCCGTGCTGCTCGGGGAGCTGCTTCCCGAGACTTCCCCTGATCTTGACATTCAAGAAGCGAGCACCGGGCCGAGGCAGGTGCGCCATCAGATAACCTGGGACCACTCAGGTTTCTCCCAGCTGCCAGGGCTTGTGCCACTTGAGACGTCCGGGCCCTCCCTGCCACGACACCTCATAAGGCCCATGCAGAGGAGCTGGGTAGGAGCCAGGGCCAAGTGGGGGTGGCACAGATCACCTTCTGTGACTCAGTCTGGTCTTTCCTTCACCAGGTGAATCAGAAGCTCCTGGAGGTGGAGCCCGGGAATCTAGTTTTTCAATGCTCATAGATGGCCCTAATGATCATTCCCTTTTGGGAACCCCTGATTACAATCATTTCTTGCCTTCCatgccaggagctgggggcagGAGGAAAGGGGGACATGGCTATTTCCAGTGTCCTGTGACAAAGTGGGAAGGGGGACCTTCATTCCACATCCTAGCCCTTCCATGACTCATCCATCAGGGGGCTTTTCCTCCCCTGTAGTGGGACCTGGGTTGTCATCTTTTCACCTGCCCTACATGGACGCAAGTAAAAGGGGTGAACAACCCCCTTTGGTGATGAAGTTGGGGACTTATAGTACATGTGGGTATGTGGTTACAGCTTGAAGCACCAAACCCTCTGCGTGCAGACAGAGCACTGATCATTTGAATGCCCTCCAACTGATCCACCCCTCCCTGCTGCTGAATTGTGTGAGGTCGACAGGACGGCTCTTTTCATTTCCATCTTACAGATAGGGACATTCGTGGAGGCTCTCTAACTCGACTCAAGTCCTATAAGCGTAAGTAGAAGTCCTGGCATAACACTTCTGGGCATCCAGAACTTTCTGTCCCATCGTTGTTTTCTCCTTGCTGTAGGTCCAGGTCAAGTGGTCTGCCTCTTAAATTAGGCAAAGTCCAGACCTCTCAGATTTAGGGACAGGGAGGgtgagggtctcactgtgtcccccaggctggagtacaatgttacgatcacaactcactgcagcctcaaactcctaggctcaagtgatcctcccacatcagctcgCCAGCCCCTCGTAGCTGGCATCATGCCCGTGAGACCGCTCACCTCTCCTCTCACACCCTTCCGcaaagaaaagaactttaaataatagaatgaaATCACTTGTGTGGTAGATTGTATCATGTCCAAAATGTTTGCTACCCCTCCTTGGCATGAGCCTCACCTGAGGGCCTGGGGAGGATTATATACCCCTACCTTGTTGAACCTGGAAGGGCCACGAAACTTGCCTGGCACTGGTTGTAAGAGCCGGTGGGTGGTCCATCAGCTGTCTGTTGCAGTGACCTGCAATATTCACATGGAGACTGGTTTGTCAGCCTAGGTCCCAGGGTGAAGAAGATGGTCAGAGCAGCCAGCCACAATAGACATGAACAGTAGAGAGAAATTAACCCCTGCCATTGTAGACCAGTAGACTTTCCAGTGGTTGCTGCACCATAATTGAGACTAAACTGTCTGATTCAGTTTGTAATCCCACCATTCAAAGATTAGCCATTGTTAAGATTCTGGCGTGTATCTTAGCAGAAATTCTGGTATGCAAATTAATGTATTTACATACACAATCTTACAAAAATGGGATAATACACATCTTGCTTTGAAGCTTTCTTGTCTTATCTAATATGTACTGAGTGTCTTTCCATGGTAAATTTATATCTAGATCCAATTTTTCAGTGTTGGGATCACAGTGTGGCTCCATAGTGTAGTAATGCATGGTTATGGcaaaaaatgtctttttcccattttcttttattttctctttctttccttctttttttcttttttctttttttttttttttcatctctgccacccaggttagagtggagtgcagtggcacagtcctggctcactgcagcctcaacctcctggactcaagcaatgttcccaccttagcctcctgagtagctggaaccaccacacctggctaatttttaaattttttgtagaggcagggttttgccacgtaACTCACAttgcttttgaactcctgagctcaagcaatcctccccccttggcgtcccaaagtgctgggattacgggggttacaggtgtgagccaccgcactcagcctccagttcctttttttttttttctttttttgagacagagtcttgctcccttgcccagtctggagtgcagtggtgcaatcttggctcactacaacctctgccccccaggttcaaacaattcaacatcaacctcccaggctcaagtgatcctcctacctcagttcTCTACCCCTTTGTAGCTGATATACAGATACACACCAGCGCACCAgcgtgcccagctagtttttaaattttttacagggatgcagtctcactatgttgcccaggctagtctttttttttttttttgagatggaatcttactctatcgcccaggctggagtgcattggcgtgatctcgcctcactgcaacctctgctgcccaggttcaactggttcttctgcctcagcctcctggtgtagctgggattacaggtgcctgccactgtgcccggctaatttttgtatttttagtagagatggggtttcactatcttggccaggctggtcttgaactcctgacctcatgatccacctgcatcagcttcccaaagtgctgggattgcaggtgtgagccactgcgcccagccatccaggctggtcttgaactcctggcttcaagtgatcctcctgcctcattctcccagtgttgggatcacaggcgtgagctactgcaccccgcttaatttttgataaatataaaCTCTGTGATGAACatgttatgtaaatatttttatgcaaTGGTTTGATCATTTTCTTAGGTTTAGGTTAAATCtcaagaagtggaattgctgactCTAAGGATTTGCACATCCTTTGTTTGGATACACAATGCCAGACTaccctccaggaagcctgcccAATTCACACCACTTTTGCCAGCCTGCTAGTGCTCTTTTCTCAACCTCATCAATAGCAAGCATGATCAATTTTTCCAGATGATTCCAACttgaaaagcattcctttttttttttttttttgagacagtcttgctctgtcccccaggttggaatgcagtggcttgatcttggctcactgcaacctccgcctcccaggttcaagcgattgtcttgcctcagcctcccgagtagctgggactacaattgcATGCCCCCACacgtggctcatttttttttgtatttttagtagagatggggtttcgccatgttggccaggctggtctcaatctgttgacctcgtgatctgcccaccctggtcttccaaagtgctgggattacaggcgtgagccaccgcacctggcctaaagagCATTCTTGATCCTAGCTTTATCATCAGTACTGCCTTGGCAATTGTTGTGTCCATCTGATTGATCACTGCCAAGTCAGAAAGCAAAGGGGATACAACCTCTGGGACCACCTAGGTAGAAGACTGAGCTGGAACTCAGTCTAATTTCCATGTCTTGTACATTACGTCTGAGTTTCTCTTACTTAGCCGACCCCCTCCTGGGAGAATCCTAGGTCtcccttttatctttttctccctGCTGCCCCTTCTCCCTGAGGGGATTTTTAAggccaatttaaaaattattattatgaaacaaataacaaaatagaaatattggACAGAAttctaaatgaaaaagaaaaaaggatcacCCATAATCAGTGGTCCCAACAaattacattgtttttatttgcctTATTTGCGTGTGTTCCCTTCCAGTCCTAGTCCAAATGCATGCCATATTTTTACCCAGATATGACCCTAGCCCAGATCTAATTTTGCATTCTGCCCCTTTCAATTCTCTTGTCATAAGCAGTTTTCCACATTGCTACATGGTCATCATCTTATTTTAATTGTTGCACAACGTTCCAATGAGTGAATAATTTAATCATCATTACCCTAATGTAAGTCACTTACATGGTTGCTCAATTTTCCTATAATAAATATTGCTGTAGTGCATGCTTTTGTGTATGGCTTCTTCCttcatttgaattatttcctcAGGTCAATTCTCAAGAGTGAGATAGGTCAAAAGATAC
The sequence above is drawn from the Symphalangus syndactylus isolate Jambi chromosome 20, NHGRI_mSymSyn1-v2.1_pri, whole genome shotgun sequence genome and encodes:
- the LOC129470509 gene encoding LOW QUALITY PROTEIN: radical S-adenosyl methionine domain-containing protein 1, mitochondrial-like (The sequence of the model RefSeq protein was modified relative to this genomic sequence to represent the inferred CDS: substituted 1 base at 1 genomic stop codon) — encoded protein: MSPAPSSEPGTSNVKELTERSKSSWMARARVWAAAARAAQRSRRVENAGESPSPEPAGRRAALXVHWPYCEKRCSYCNFNKYIPRRVEEAAMQKCLVTEAQTLLRLSGVQWVESVFFGGGTPTLASPHTVAAVLEAVAQTAHLPADSEVTLEANPTSAPGSRLAEFGAAGVNRLSTGLQSLDDTELRLLGRTHSACDALRTLAEARRLFPGHVSVDLMLGLPAQQVGPWLGQLLELLHHCDDHLSLYQLPLERGTALFAQVQRGALPAPDPELAAVMYQRGRAVLREAGFHQYEVSNFAWNGALSTHNWTYWQCGQYLGIGPGAHGRFMPQGAGGHTREARIQTLEPDNWMKEVMLFGHGTRKRVPLGRLELLEEVLALGLRTDVGITHQHWQQFEPQLTLWDMFGANKEVQELLERGLLQLDHRGLRCSWEGLAVLDSLLLTLLPQLQEAWQQRTPSPVPGG